In Mus musculus strain 129S6/SvEvTac chromosome 17 genomic contig, GRCm38.p6 alternate locus group 129S6/SvEvTac 129S6/SVEVTAC_MMCHR17_CTG2, one genomic interval encodes:
- the Olfr112 gene encoding olfactory receptor 112 (The RefSeq protein has 3 substitutions compared to this genomic sequence), whose product MIVENITTMRGFLLMGFSDNHELQIVQAVLFLVTYLVGSAGNVIIITITTLDPQLQSPMYYFLKHLSILDLSSLSVTVPQYVDSSLAQSGYISYAQCMLQIFFFTAFAWGELAILTVMSYDRYVAICLPLHYEVIMSPRKCTWAVATVWLSGGISGTLYITGTLFIRFCGDKIIHQFFCDVPQLLKLSCSNDHLVIMDMVSFLTAVSFACFTGIVISYVHIFSTVLRMPSAESRSKVFSTCLPHLFVVSLFLSTGAFAYLNLTSDSSTALEFLLSIFYTVLPPTLNPVIYSLRNETIKNVVRKLLLSTKFTVRIIFSCCF is encoded by the coding sequence ATGATAGTGGAAAATATAACCACAATGAGTGGATTCCTCCTCATGGGATTCTCTGACAACCATGAGCTGCAGATCTTACAGGCTTTGCTCTTCTTGGTGACATACCTAGTCGGCTCAGCAGGGAAcgtcatcattatcaccatcacaaCACTAGACCCACAGCTCCAGTCTCCAATGTATTACTTTCTGAAGCACCTTTCCATTCTGGACCTCTCATCCCTCTCTGTCACAGTTCCCCAGTATGTTGACAGTTCCCTGGCACAAAGTGGCTACATTTCATATGCACAGTGCATGCtgcagatttttttcttcacagcTTTTGCCTGGGGTGAGCTGGCCATTCTCACAGTGATGtcttatgaccgctatgtggccatctgcctcCCATTGCACTATGAGGTCATCATGAGTCCCAGAAAGTGCACTTGGGCTGTGGCAACTGTGTGGCTAAGTGGAGGTATCTCAGGAACATTGTACATAACAGGTACACTCTTTATCAGATTCTGTGGGGACAAAATTATTCACCAGTTCTTCTGTGATGTCCCCCAGTTGCTCAAGCTCTCCTGCTCTAATGACCACCTTGTAATAATGGACATGGTTAgtttcctgactgcagtttcctttgcctgtttcaCTGGGATTGTCATCTCCTATGTCCACATATTCTCCACAGTTCTCAGGATGCCCTCTGCTGAAAGCAGGTCTAAGGTCTTCTCTACTTGCCTGCCCCATCTTTTTGTTGTCTCATTGTTTCTTTCTACAGGCGCCTTTGCATATCTAAACCTAACCTCAGACTCTTCAACTGCTTTAGAGTTCTTGCTCTCTATCTTTTACACAGTACTACCTCCAACTCTCAACCCTGTTATTTATAGTCTGAGAAATGAGACGATAAAGAATGTTGTAAGGAAGTTACTGTTGAGCACAAAATTCACTGTTAGAATCattttttcctgttgtttctgA